In the Streptomyces sp. f51 genome, one interval contains:
- a CDS encoding ABC transporter permease: MAQLLLRRRTPLPQRLRMRLRTGGAVQRAMLLTGAVLTALFLLAALLGPLLAPHGYAQLQNESGLFGSQQHPSGAHPLGTTIAGYDVLSRTVWGARTALEIILAALLLSVVPGTVLGLVSGYLGGRLDRSLVGLADALYAFPPLLLAIVMSIVISGGRSSLAGGLGAAACSVAVAFVPQYFRVVRAEVIRVKAEPFVDAARVIGTGTRRIMFRHVLRNAVRTLPLIFTINASEAILTLAGLGFLGFGIEPNSAAEWGYDLNRSVADVTSGLWWTAIPPGLAIVLTVLGTTLLGESLTDLADPRLRRRAAAAAPTTTDKGTDDD, from the coding sequence GTGGCACAGCTTCTCCTCCGCCGCCGGACACCCCTGCCGCAGCGCCTGCGCATGCGGCTGCGGACCGGCGGCGCAGTGCAGCGCGCCATGCTGCTCACCGGCGCGGTCCTCACGGCGCTCTTCCTCCTCGCGGCGCTCCTCGGCCCGCTGCTCGCCCCGCACGGCTACGCCCAACTCCAGAACGAGTCGGGTCTGTTCGGATCACAGCAGCACCCGAGCGGAGCCCATCCGCTGGGCACCACCATCGCCGGGTACGACGTCCTGTCCCGCACGGTGTGGGGAGCCAGGACCGCGCTGGAGATCATCCTCGCGGCGCTGCTGCTGTCGGTGGTGCCCGGCACGGTCCTGGGCCTGGTCTCCGGATACCTCGGCGGCAGACTGGACCGGTCGCTGGTCGGGCTGGCCGACGCGCTCTACGCGTTCCCGCCGCTGCTGCTCGCCATCGTCATGTCGATCGTGATCAGCGGAGGCCGGTCGAGTCTCGCCGGCGGTCTCGGCGCGGCGGCCTGCTCGGTGGCCGTGGCCTTCGTCCCGCAGTACTTCCGTGTCGTACGGGCCGAGGTGATCCGGGTGAAGGCGGAGCCCTTCGTGGACGCGGCCCGCGTGATCGGCACCGGAACCCGGCGGATCATGTTCCGGCACGTGCTGCGCAACGCGGTCCGCACCCTCCCGCTGATCTTCACGATCAACGCCTCCGAGGCCATCCTCACCCTCGCCGGACTCGGCTTCCTCGGCTTCGGCATCGAGCCCAACTCGGCGGCCGAATGGGGATACGACCTCAACCGCTCGGTCGCCGACGTCACCTCGGGGCTGTGGTGGACCGCGATCCCGCCCGGCCTGGCCATCGTGCTCACCGTGCTCGGCACCACCCTCCTCGGCGAGAGCCTCACCGATCTGGCCGACCCCCGGCTCCGGCGGCGGGCCGCGGCGGCGGCACCCACGACGACGGACAAGGGCACGGACGATGACTGA
- a CDS encoding ABC transporter ATP-binding protein, with product MTDLLRIEDLRVTFATDTGPAPAVKGVNLALAPGETLALVGESGSGKTVTARSVLGLLPATATTRGRVLLGDGTAEPSEDVLTASPARLRQLRGTHAAMVFQEPSTALNPVFTIGWQLTEGLRAHGHGGNRAERRALAVDWLDKVGIPDPATRVDHYPHQLSGGQKQRAVIAMALALGTRLIVADEPTTALDVTVQAEILELLHRCRADFGTAVLLITHNMGVVADMADRVVVMRAGEVVEQAPVRALFATPGHAYTRELLAAVPVFGRHGGRAPAPAARTGPPVVRAAELVVEHPGRLGRKGFRAVDGVSFEIGPGDVLGLVGESGSGKTTIGRAVAGLTAVTGGELETFGEPVTTRRRTRGRPGHIGYVFQDPAASFNPLLTVADSVAEPLAVHRRELTAAAIRAEAEALLESVHLPRAYADRYPHELSGGQRQRAALARALALRPRLVIADEPTSALDVSVQAKVLALFAELQRELGFAALFISHDLAVVEQVADRVVVLHRGRVAASGSTAEVLGSPQDEYTRGLVASLPVPDPVRQSRRRDPIPGVPEERDALPSHAAVDTLDEGAART from the coding sequence ATGACTGACCTGCTGCGCATCGAGGACCTGCGGGTCACCTTCGCCACCGACACCGGCCCGGCTCCCGCCGTGAAGGGAGTGAACCTGGCCCTCGCTCCGGGAGAGACACTGGCCCTGGTCGGCGAGAGCGGCAGCGGCAAGACCGTGACCGCCAGATCGGTCCTCGGCCTGCTGCCCGCCACCGCGACGACCCGCGGCCGGGTGCTGCTCGGCGACGGCACCGCCGAACCGTCCGAGGACGTACTCACCGCGTCCCCGGCCCGTCTGCGCCAACTGCGCGGCACCCACGCCGCGATGGTGTTCCAGGAGCCGTCCACGGCCCTGAACCCGGTCTTCACCATCGGCTGGCAGCTCACCGAGGGCCTGCGGGCCCACGGACACGGCGGCAACAGGGCCGAACGCCGCGCCCTGGCCGTCGACTGGCTCGACAAGGTCGGCATCCCCGACCCCGCCACCCGCGTGGACCACTACCCGCACCAACTGTCCGGCGGCCAGAAGCAACGGGCCGTTATCGCCATGGCCCTCGCCCTCGGCACCCGGCTCATCGTGGCCGACGAGCCCACGACCGCACTGGACGTCACCGTCCAGGCGGAAATCCTGGAACTCCTGCACCGCTGCCGTGCCGACTTCGGTACTGCGGTGCTCCTCATCACCCACAACATGGGCGTGGTCGCCGACATGGCGGACCGCGTGGTGGTGATGCGTGCGGGCGAGGTGGTCGAACAGGCGCCGGTCCGCGCGCTGTTCGCGACGCCCGGTCACGCGTACACCCGGGAACTGCTGGCCGCCGTACCGGTCTTCGGCCGGCACGGCGGCCGCGCACCGGCCCCCGCCGCGAGGACCGGGCCGCCGGTCGTGCGGGCCGCCGAACTCGTTGTGGAGCACCCGGGACGGCTCGGGAGGAAGGGCTTCAGGGCGGTCGACGGAGTGAGTTTCGAGATCGGACCCGGTGACGTGCTCGGGCTGGTGGGGGAGAGCGGCAGCGGCAAGACCACCATCGGCCGGGCGGTCGCCGGTCTGACGGCCGTGACCGGCGGCGAGCTCGAGACGTTCGGCGAGCCCGTGACGACCCGACGCCGCACACGCGGCCGGCCCGGCCATATCGGCTATGTGTTCCAGGACCCCGCTGCCAGCTTCAACCCGCTGCTGACCGTCGCCGACAGCGTCGCCGAACCCCTGGCCGTCCACCGGCGCGAACTGACGGCCGCGGCGATCCGTGCCGAGGCGGAGGCGCTGCTGGAGTCGGTGCACCTGCCGCGCGCCTACGCGGACCGCTACCCCCACGAGCTCAGCGGCGGCCAGCGCCAGCGTGCCGCCCTGGCCCGTGCACTCGCCCTGCGCCCCCGCCTCGTCATCGCGGACGAGCCCACCTCCGCCCTCGACGTGTCCGTCCAGGCGAAGGTGCTCGCCCTGTTCGCCGAACTCCAGCGGGAATTGGGCTTCGCGGCGCTGTTCATCAGCCATGATCTCGCGGTCGTCGAGCAGGTCGCCGACCGTGTCGTGGTCCTGCACCGCGGCCGGGTCGCCGCTTCGGGTTCGACGGCCGAGGTACTGGGCAGTCCGCAGGATGAGTACACCCGGGGACTCGTCGCCTCGCTGCCCGTCCCCGACCCGGTCCGGCAGTCCCGTCGGCGGGATCCGATCCCCGGTGTCCCTGAGGAACGGGATGCCCTCCCTTCCCACGCTGCGGTGGACACCCTCGACGAAGGAGCGGCAAGGACTTGA
- a CDS encoding YdcF family protein, whose protein sequence is MPQYPEYVAAAVFAVGGVVHAVLAPHRFSTAVLFCLAVTSAGLGVAARGAETHPTVVTVLAVAALLMTLALGLLLLADGILLVRRYGPQPSLLATCAAGCALLAVLGLDAVVQRVGGAVAGALMVAVNAAAGYLSLLFLAFTVYVFVRGRSTPPPGTTHVVVLGAGLNGDRPGPLLRRRLERALAVDAAGAPDADGVVFVVSGGQGGDEVRSEADAMADYLRARGVAADRIVREDRSVNTGQNLRFSAALMDRTASGHRATVVTSGFHVYRTALLARQAGVLVHVVGAPTSPAYWLSATLREFAAVLWLDRLPLIGLSLLLAVPVATAVFQR, encoded by the coding sequence GTGCCGCAGTACCCGGAGTACGTTGCCGCGGCGGTGTTCGCCGTGGGCGGCGTCGTCCATGCCGTGCTGGCGCCGCACCGGTTCTCCACCGCTGTCCTGTTCTGCCTCGCGGTGACATCGGCCGGACTCGGGGTGGCCGCCCGCGGTGCGGAGACCCACCCCACCGTCGTGACCGTGCTCGCCGTCGCCGCCCTGCTCATGACCCTCGCGCTGGGCCTGCTCCTGCTGGCCGACGGCATCCTCCTGGTCCGGCGCTACGGACCGCAGCCGTCCCTGCTGGCCACCTGCGCCGCCGGCTGCGCGCTGCTGGCGGTGCTCGGCCTCGACGCGGTCGTCCAGAGGGTCGGGGGCGCGGTGGCGGGTGCCCTGATGGTGGCGGTGAACGCGGCCGCCGGATACCTCAGCCTGCTCTTCCTCGCCTTCACCGTCTACGTGTTCGTCCGGGGCCGCAGCACCCCGCCGCCGGGCACCACCCATGTCGTCGTCCTGGGCGCCGGACTCAATGGCGACCGGCCCGGTCCGCTGCTGCGCCGAAGGCTGGAGCGGGCCCTGGCGGTCGACGCCGCCGGCGCACCGGACGCGGATGGTGTGGTGTTCGTCGTCTCGGGCGGCCAGGGCGGCGACGAGGTGCGCTCCGAGGCGGACGCGATGGCCGACTACCTGCGCGCACGCGGGGTGGCCGCCGACCGGATCGTGCGGGAGGACCGCTCCGTGAACACCGGGCAGAACCTCCGCTTCAGCGCGGCTCTCATGGACCGCACCGCTTCCGGGCACCGTGCCACGGTGGTCACCAGCGGCTTCCACGTCTACCGCACGGCCCTGCTGGCCCGTCAGGCCGGCGTCCTGGTCCACGTCGTGGGCGCGCCGACCTCTCCCGCGTACTGGCTCTCCGCGACCCTGCGTGAGTTCGCCGCCGTCCTGTGGCTGGACCGGCTGCCCCTGATCGGGCTCAGCCTGCTGCTGGCGGTGCCCGTGGCGACAGCGGTCTTCCAGCGCTGA